Proteins found in one Lachancea thermotolerans CBS 6340 chromosome C complete sequence genomic segment:
- the HAM1 gene encoding nucleoside triphosphate pyrophosphohydrolase HAM1 (similar to uniprot|P47119 Saccharomyces cerevisiae YJR069C HAM1 Protein of unknown function that is involved in DNA repair mutant is sensitive to the base analog 6-N-hydroxylaminopurine while gene disruption does not increase the rate of spontaneous mutagenesis), with protein sequence MVQKIVFITGNENKLKEVKMLLATGESEEPIFELTSANIDLPEMQSGSLEEIAKIKVSEALKHIPKGQAVFVEDTALCFDEYNGLPGAYIKWFMKSMGPEKIVRMLDGFENKGAEAITTVAYGDSEGKIHIFQGRTKGKIVEPRGPPTFGWDCLFEPTEGTGSTYAEMEKKDKNKISQRSKAFAQLKKYLYTQAA encoded by the coding sequence ATGGTCCAAAAGATTGTGTTTATTACCGGAAATGAGAATAAGCTGAAGGAAGTTAAGATGCTCCTGGCAACAGGCGAGAGCGAAGAACCCATTTTTGAGCTGACGAGCGCCAATATTGATCTTCCAGAGATGCAGAGCGGGAGCCTCGAAGAGATTGCCAAAATCAAGGTTTCAGAGGCATTAAAACACATTCCTAAGGGCCAAGCTGTTTTCGTGGAGGACACCGCCTTGTGCTTCGATGAATACAACGGTTTACCGGGCGCTTATATCAAATGGTTCATGAAGAGCATGGGTCCTGAGAAGATCGTTCGCATGTTGGATGGATTTGAGAACAAGGGTGCCGAGGCGATCACCACAGTTGCTTACGGCGACTCAGAGGGCAAGATTCACATATTTCAAGGCAGAACCAAAGGCAAGATCGTGGAACCACGCGGTCCACCAACATTCGGGTGGGACTGCCTGTTCGAGCCCACCGAGGGCACCGGCAGCACGTACGCAGAaatggagaagaaggacaagaacaagattTCTCAGAGGTCCAAGGCTTTTGCacagttgaagaagtatTTGTACACCCAGGCCGCGTAA
- the LOS1 gene encoding Ran GTPase-binding protein LOS1 (similar to uniprot|P33418 Saccharomyces cerevisiae YKL205W LOS1 Nuclear pore protein involved in nuclear export of pre-tRNA), whose amino-acid sequence MIQQIQQAVDIANSSTADHALKKQALDFLEGAKADAAAPQVFSSLLQDASSSDVSKFVALQVLSDLALDSNGERLGYLKNACTELLRAKSADQNSQDPEYVRNKIAEMTSRLFYCMYGEVNGNMWPNFFQDLLQILNIESLQTGASPEFSSVGLDLFLKICLAINSEIGDQTFVRSKEIQLKNNELKDAMRLRDVQLLSTLWYNSLKLFQLQQHPPQLANLTLSCIGSYISWIEISLIVGPEYINVIYEFLDHPASKIACAQCLCEIISKKMKPGDKLALLSMLDLTSKVISVGNDDLDVQEQLAKLASSVGFELSLILEQCSDNNSEAESQEVASAADRQIIHQVAPLVLKFMEHEYDSVTQQCFPFISQYIQFLKKFFALGGKPGSAVALNSKRLSLDSDHENFLNALMSVCMKKMIIDETCDEDSTDEIDEFNETIRSKLKIFQDSLAIINPGIYLQNISKSIESSIASSDWREVEFAMYQMHNFAESIRNNLFGVNKKDIFSSEPHNLMCRFMATLLDNTNIFQIQNSLIQISFFELVVRHNLFLGASNKDNDTLLNIFCSEFGMFNSKERVRLRTWYLFTRFIKSTKAKLTAGPLSSLLSKVSQLLTIKAVATSPQTADIDVTFDNQLYLFDGVGMLIGASADSSYELLDGILVPLFSDLETCISAPVKSPDVVLQTHHILMAIGTVARGVHSGLVPENQVNNTEVTGKLFPRSVIEKFSNVAEVILVTFSYFNKFESIRDATRFSFARLIPILNEEILPFASRLIAIFLSSDLKILELNDFLGFLGQIVHMFNKSDVCYQLLNNLLAPVIEKVFKSLVQSEQEADRVQTSVSIASAAKGPSEKNVVITDSFRDKVVLKKAYYTFLQSFVTNNSMSLFLTESNRTALPLVLEDLMTYTPDEIHETSSMKLSLNVLVNFVKFIGTGSCTDPQDPNANNFTKLEGLSEFFIAKVVPLVFEIPFKPEFGFNIRDGSCRVVACDLSRLLKALYSIHAGSDRNACLIYLTENYFPQVQFPGQLSSEFVQALANADEKTFEKYFVSFITNLVG is encoded by the coding sequence ATGATCCAGCAGATACAACAGGCCGTAGATATTGCAAACTCGTCGACGGCGGATCATGCTCTCAAGAAACAAGCGCTAGATTTCCTAGAGGGGGCCAAGGCCGATGCAGCGGCTCCGCAGGTGTTTTCGTCACTACTTCAAGATGCCTCTAGCAGTGACGTTAGCAAGTTCGTGGCGCTTCAGGTACTTAGCGACCTGGCGTTGGACAGCAACGGAGAGCGTCTAGGGTATCTGAAGAATGCTTGCACGGAGCTTTTGCGTGCGAAGAGCGCGGACCAGAACAGCCAGGACCCCGAATACGTGAGAAACAAGATAGCAGAGATGACTTCGCGTTTATTCTACTGCATGTACGGCGAGGTAAACGGCAATATGTGGCCAaactttttccaagatctgCTTCAGATCTTGAATATTGAGAGTCTGCAGACGGGTGCGTCACCCGAGTTCTCATCTGTCGGCCTCGACCTTTTCCTAAAGATTTGTTTAGCGATTAACTCCGAAATCGGCGACCAGACCTTTGTAAGGTCAAAAGAAATCCAACTCAAGAATAATGAGTTGAAGGACGCCATGAGGCTACGAGATGTGCAACTTTTATCCACACTGTGGTATAATTCGTTGAAGCTGTTTCAGCTGCAACAACACCCACCGCAGCTCGCAAACTTAACACTCTCTTGCATCGGTTCGTACATCTCTTGGATAGAAATCAGCTTGATTGTGGGTCCAGAATATATCAACGTCATTTACGAGTTTTTGGACCATCCCGCCTCTAAAATTGCATGTGCACAATGCCTGTGTGAAATAAtctccaagaaaatgaagccGGGTGACAAGCTGGCTCTACTGAGTATGCTTGATCTAACTAGTAAAGTGATAAGTGTCGGAAATGACGACCTTGATGTCCAAGAACAATTAGCAAAGCTCGCGTCCTCCGTCGGGTTTGAACTTTCGTTAATACTGGAGCAATGTAGCGATAATAACTCAGAGGCTGAGTCTCAAGAGGTTGCGTCCGCAGCTGATAGGCAAATTATTCACCAGGTTGCGCCGCTGGTGCTGAAGTTTATGGAACATGAATACGACTCGGTCACCCAGCAGTGTTTCCCTTTTATCTCTCAGTACATtcagtttctgaaaaagttctttgcGCTTGGTGGCAAGCCGGGCAGCGCGGTCGCGCTGAACTCTAAAAGACTTTCTCTGGATTCTGACCatgaaaacttcttgaatgcGCTGATGTCAGTCTGcatgaagaagatgataATAGATGAAACCTGTGATGAAGACTCCACGGACGAGATAGACGAATTTAACGAAACGATAAGATCCAAACTTAAAATCTTTCAAGATAGCTTGGCGATCATAAACCCTGGGATTTACCTGCAAAATATTTCCAAAAGCATTGAGAGCTCTATTGCTTCCTCTGACTGGAGGGAGGTTGAGTTCGCTATGTACCAAATGCACAACTTTGCCGAAAGCATCAGAAATAACTTGTTTGGGGtcaacaagaaggacatcttttcttctgagccTCACAATCTTATGTGCAGGTTTATGGCCACACTCTTGGACAATACTAATATATTTCAAATCCAGAACTCACTAATACAGATATCATTCTTTGAGCTGGTAGTCAGACACAATTTGTTTCTGGGAGCATCCAACAAAGATAACGACACCTTGTTGAATATTTTCTGCAGTGAATTCGGGATGTTTAACAGCAAAGAGCGTGTCCGGCTTAGAACCTGGTATCTCTTTACGAGGTTCATCAAGTCGACAAAGGCAAAGCTAACGGCGGGGCCTCTTTCAAGCCTACTCTCCAAGGTCTCACAACTGTTGACAATTAAAGCAGTGGCAACCTCACCACAAACTGCCGACATCGATGTGACTTTTGATAATCAACTATATTTATTCGACGGCGTGGGGATGTTGATTGGAGCTAGTGCCGACTCAAGTTACGAGCTCTTGGACGGTATCCTGGTTCCATTGTTTTCTGATCTGGAAACATGTATTTCTGCTCCTGTCAAGTCCCCAGATGTTGTCTTGCAAACTCACCACATACTGATGGCTATAGGAACCGTGGCGAGAGGTGTTCACTCTGGGCTAGTGCCTGAAAATCAGGTAAATAATACCGAAGTGACTGGTAAGctctttccaagatctGTCATCGAGAAGTTTTCGAACGTTGCCGAGGTGATTCTAGTCACATTCTCgtacttcaacaagtttgAATCAATACGTGATGCGACCAGATTCTCGTTTGCTCGTCTGATTCCTATTTTGAACGAAGAAATTCTACCATTTGCAAGCCGTCTCATCGCCATATTTCTCAGCTCAGAcctaaaaattttggagTTGAACGATTTTTTGGGTTTCTTGGGCCAAATTGTTCATATGTTCAACAAAAGTGATGTTTGTTACCAGCTACTTAACAACCTACTCGCACCAGTAATTGAGAAAGTCTTCAAGTCATTAGTTCAGAGTGAGCAGGAAGCAGACCGTGTTCAAACAAGCGTTTCCATTGCTTCCGCTGCGAAGGGCCCGAGCGAGAAAAACGTAGTGATAACAGATTCATTCCGTGACAAAGtcgttttgaaaaaggcatACTACACCTTTCTGCAGTCCTTTGTGACCAACAACTCTATGTCCTTGTTCCTAACAGAGTCAAACAGGACGGCACTGCCCCTGGTGTTAGAGGACCTGATGACGTACACCCCGGACGAAATCCATGAAACGTCTTCTATGAAGCTGTCATTGAACGTGCTCGTGAATTTTGTCAAATTTATAGGCACGGGCTCCTGCACTGATCCACAAGACCCTAACGCTAACAACTTCACAAAGTTAGAAGGCTTGAGCGAGTTTTTTATCGCAAAGGTTGTGCCCCTTGTGTTCGAGATCCCCTTCAAGCCCGAGTTCGGTTTTAACATTCGCGACGGGAGTTGCAGGGTTGTCGCATGCGACCTTTCGAGACTGCTAAAGGCACTGTATTCGATCCACGCAGGT